In a single window of the Desulfovibrio mangrovi genome:
- a CDS encoding GAF and HD-GYP domain-containing protein, with protein sequence MSEPTNKNEEMINNFLRISDELNQLKDVDTILDRTLLEVRALVNADAGSIFLVEDGQLRFSYVHNDTLFAKDATNAAVYSSVTVPITEHSIVGYSALSGEMLVIDDAYNLSPDLPFKFNDSYDKTTGYRTTSILTIPLKIAQGKLVGVMQIINAKDSEGRSIPFDNQAKTYIPLFANNTAIAIERGILTRELILRMMKMAELRDPTETAAHVQRVGAYSAEIYHRYALNKGIPVKELKRTKDLLRLAAMLHDVGKVGISDAILKKPGKLTDDEFDIIKLHTVYGGRLFENSTSDLDAMCRDIALNHHERWTGGGYPGHMNDLFDGPPHIGTHSKSGEEIPLVARVCALADVYDALTSPRSYKEPFTEERTLEIINKDSGTHFDPEIVDAFLQIYDVILAIRAKYA encoded by the coding sequence ATGTCGGAACCCACCAATAAAAATGAGGAAATGATCAACAACTTCCTGCGCATCAGCGACGAGCTGAATCAGTTGAAGGATGTTGACACCATTCTGGACAGGACGCTCCTTGAAGTACGGGCGCTGGTCAATGCCGATGCCGGTTCCATTTTCCTTGTGGAAGACGGCCAACTCCGTTTCAGCTACGTGCACAACGACACGCTTTTTGCCAAAGATGCCACCAACGCAGCAGTGTATTCCAGCGTTACCGTCCCGATAACCGAACATTCCATTGTGGGATATTCCGCCCTTTCCGGCGAAATGCTCGTCATTGACGACGCCTACAACCTTTCGCCGGACCTGCCGTTCAAGTTCAACGACTCGTATGACAAGACCACGGGGTACCGGACCACTTCCATACTGACCATCCCGCTCAAAATCGCGCAGGGCAAGCTGGTGGGCGTGATGCAGATCATCAACGCCAAGGACAGCGAAGGGCGCTCAATCCCCTTTGACAATCAGGCCAAGACATACATACCCCTTTTCGCCAACAACACAGCCATTGCCATTGAACGCGGTATTCTGACCCGCGAACTCATTCTGCGCATGATGAAGATGGCGGAACTGCGCGACCCCACGGAAACAGCTGCCCACGTACAACGGGTGGGGGCTTATTCCGCAGAAATCTATCACCGATATGCTCTGAACAAAGGTATTCCTGTAAAGGAGCTTAAACGCACCAAGGATCTTCTGCGCCTCGCCGCCATGCTGCATGATGTGGGCAAGGTAGGCATTTCCGATGCCATTCTCAAAAAACCGGGGAAACTTACGGATGACGAGTTTGACATCATCAAGCTGCACACAGTGTATGGCGGACGGCTATTTGAAAACTCCACCTCAGACCTTGATGCCATGTGCCGCGACATAGCCCTGAACCACCACGAACGCTGGACAGGCGGAGGCTACCCGGGGCACATGAACGACCTGTTTGATGGCCCGCCCCATATTGGAACGCATAGCAAGTCAGGCGAAGAAATTCCCCTTGTGGCGCGCGTCTGCGCACTGGCAGACGTTTACGATGCGCTGACCTCGCCCCGTTCCTACAAGGAGCCGTTCACGGAGGAACGGACACTGGAGATCATCAACAAGGATAGCGGCACCCACTTCGACCCTGAGATCGTTGATGCCTTCCTGCAGATATACGACGTCATTCTGGCCATTCGCGCCAAGTACGCATAA
- a CDS encoding diguanylate cyclase gives MCLDSGNIVLDSKDNQYLFENAFTYAAIGMALVALDGKWLKVNDALCNMLGYSESELLCKTFQDITHPDDLEEDLAYVHKMISGDIETYQMEKRYFNKYGHVIDILLSVSLVFDGGGNPRFFISQIQDITMRKKLEQELARISREDSLTSVFNRRHFVEVASREIRRGERFSEIQTLLMIDIDHFKHVNDTYGHAVGDEVLRKMAAACKACLREVDVFGRLGGEEFGALLLRANAKVASALAERLRKHVGSIEVVTESGVVRFTVSIGGVTFVGGESLENRMRIADAALYQAKGTGRNRTVLTDLTEQYIRPRREETECFVRLQWAKGYESGNVLVDREHQHLFYVGNELLKALVSGEADSKVADIADELFRHVVAHFQNEYAIIRDAGYPEAEQHGKIHDALVTGMETSIRRFRAGELAASELFTFLVRNVVGEHLLKEDRKFFPYIS, from the coding sequence ATGTGTTTGGATAGCGGCAATATTGTTTTGGATTCAAAAGATAATCAGTATCTTTTTGAGAATGCATTTACATATGCAGCAATAGGTATGGCTCTTGTTGCTTTGGATGGAAAATGGCTGAAGGTTAATGATGCGTTATGTAATATGCTTGGATATTCTGAAAGTGAGTTGCTGTGCAAAACATTTCAGGACATAACGCATCCTGACGACCTTGAGGAAGATTTGGCTTATGTGCATAAGATGATTTCCGGTGATATTGAAACATATCAGATGGAGAAACGTTATTTTAATAAATATGGACACGTAATAGATATTTTGTTGTCAGTTTCATTGGTTTTTGATGGTGGTGGAAATCCTCGTTTCTTTATTTCTCAGATTCAGGATATCACCATGCGAAAGAAGCTTGAGCAAGAGTTGGCAAGGATATCGAGAGAAGATTCTCTTACATCTGTATTCAACAGAAGGCATTTTGTGGAGGTTGCTTCTCGTGAGATAAGGAGAGGGGAAAGGTTTTCTGAGATTCAAACATTGTTAATGATTGATATTGATCACTTCAAGCATGTCAATGACACATACGGTCATGCTGTTGGAGATGAAGTGCTTCGAAAAATGGCGGCTGCGTGTAAGGCGTGTCTCAGAGAAGTTGATGTTTTCGGACGATTGGGTGGAGAAGAGTTTGGTGCATTATTGTTGAGGGCGAACGCCAAAGTTGCATCTGCGCTTGCCGAGAGGCTGAGAAAGCATGTTGGTAGTATTGAAGTTGTTACGGAATCAGGCGTTGTCAGGTTTACCGTTAGCATTGGGGGGGTAACCTTTGTCGGTGGAGAATCTTTAGAGAACCGGATGAGGATTGCAGATGCTGCGCTCTATCAGGCTAAAGGGACCGGACGGAACAGGACGGTTCTTACCGATTTGACGGAACAATATATACGTCCGAGGCGGGAGGAGACAGAATGCTTTGTCCGGTTGCAGTGGGCAAAAGGATATGAGTCTGGAAATGTGCTTGTGGACAGGGAGCACCAACATTTGTTTTATGTGGGGAATGAGCTTCTCAAGGCGCTGGTTTCCGGTGAGGCTGATTCCAAGGTTGCGGATATTGCAGATGAGCTTTTCAGGCATGTTGTAGCGCATTTTCAAAATGAATATGCCATTATCCGAGATGCAGGATACCCTGAAGCTGAACAGCATGGAAAGATTCATGATGCTTTGGTTACGGGGATGGAGACGAGTATAAGGCGGTTCCGGGCCGGAGAATTAGCCGCTTCGGAGTTATTTACGTTTCTTGTGCGTAACGTAGTTGGGGAACATCTTCTGAAGGAAGACAGGAAATTCTTCCCGTACATATCGTGA
- a CDS encoding quinone oxidoreductase family protein: MTHAIRMHATGGPEVLQWESFDPGEPSSGEVRIRHEAVGVNFIDVYHRTGLYPLPTLPAIIGMEGAGVVEAVGDGVTELKEGDRVAYAGNPPGAYAEVRLIPARRLVPLPDFISGKQAAGMMLRGMTARYLLFGCYPVKAGDTILIHAAAGGVGSLVCQWANHLGATVIGTVGSAAKAEVARANGCHHPVLYRDEDFVAKVMQVTAGHGVDVVYDSVGKSTFMKSLNCLRPMGMLVSFGQSSGSVPPFDPGILSAKGSLFLTRPSLMHYTEAREDLLAHARDLFAVVEKGVVNIAIGQSFPLRDAAEAHRALEARNTIGSTVLLA, from the coding sequence ATGACACACGCAATTCGAATGCATGCGACCGGTGGACCAGAAGTGCTTCAATGGGAGTCGTTTGACCCGGGTGAGCCTTCATCCGGGGAGGTGCGTATTCGTCATGAGGCCGTCGGCGTCAACTTCATTGATGTGTATCATCGTACGGGACTCTATCCGCTTCCCACGCTGCCTGCCATTATCGGCATGGAAGGAGCGGGGGTTGTGGAGGCCGTGGGCGACGGCGTAACCGAGTTAAAGGAAGGGGATCGCGTGGCCTATGCCGGTAATCCTCCCGGCGCTTATGCGGAGGTGCGTCTCATTCCCGCACGTAGGCTGGTGCCGCTGCCGGATTTCATATCTGGAAAACAGGCTGCGGGTATGATGCTGCGTGGTATGACGGCCCGCTATCTGCTGTTCGGATGTTATCCCGTCAAGGCGGGGGATACCATTCTCATTCATGCAGCTGCAGGGGGAGTAGGCTCGTTGGTTTGTCAGTGGGCCAACCATCTGGGGGCTACGGTCATCGGCACTGTCGGTTCCGCAGCGAAGGCAGAAGTGGCCCGCGCCAACGGATGTCATCACCCAGTGCTATACCGCGATGAGGACTTTGTGGCCAAGGTCATGCAGGTAACCGCCGGACATGGCGTGGATGTCGTGTATGATTCCGTGGGCAAGAGCACCTTCATGAAGTCGCTGAATTGTCTGAGACCAATGGGAATGCTGGTCTCATTCGGGCAATCCTCCGGTTCCGTGCCGCCCTTTGACCCCGGCATTCTGTCGGCCAAGGGCTCGTTGTTCCTTACCCGCCCCAGCCTCATGCACTATACCGAGGCTCGTGAAGATCTGCTTGCCCATGCAAGGGATCTCTTTGCAGTGGTGGAGAAAGGGGTCGTGAACATTGCCATTGGCCAGAGTTTCCCGTTGCGGGATGCTGCCGAGGCGCATAGAGCGCTTGAAGCCCGTAACACCATCGGGTCGACTGTTCTTCTGGCGTAA
- a CDS encoding rhodanese-like domain-containing protein, whose amino-acid sequence MKKILVALVCLMTAFSLTGCLDFLSKESEVDLETKAIKLAKEVQRGDYKVVSTAELKQMMDADKNLLIVDTMPFEASYKKNHIPGAVQFLFPIPDMNEWDSKETDGKSEEDFKKLLGDDLNRPIVFYCGFVKCTRSHNGAVWARKLGYTNVYRQPGGITAWIEAKYEVGSVK is encoded by the coding sequence ATGAAGAAGATTCTGGTTGCGCTTGTTTGTCTCATGACCGCGTTTTCCCTTACCGGCTGTCTGGATTTTCTCTCCAAGGAGAGTGAGGTAGATCTGGAAACCAAGGCCATCAAGCTGGCCAAGGAAGTGCAGCGCGGCGACTACAAGGTTGTTTCCACGGCTGAACTGAAGCAGATGATGGATGCGGACAAGAATCTGCTGATTGTGGACACCATGCCCTTCGAGGCTTCTTACAAGAAGAATCACATCCCCGGTGCCGTGCAGTTCCTGTTCCCCATTCCGGATATGAATGAATGGGACAGCAAGGAAACCGACGGCAAGAGCGAAGAAGATTTCAAGAAACTGCTGGGCGACGACCTGAATCGTCCCATCGTGTTCTACTGCGGCTTCGTGAAGTGCACCCGTTCCCACAACGGTGCCGTATGGGCACGCAAGCTCGGTTACACCAACGTCTATCGTCAGCCCGGTGGCATTACCGCGTGGATTGAAGCAAAGTACGAAGTAGGGTCTGTAAAGTAG
- a CDS encoding MauE/DoxX family redox-associated membrane protein, with product MKIWLPVMVRLALAAVYIYAGAGKLMDIEAFARVVDEYRILPHPLSALVALLLPVLEVVAGAALVFNMRGSLAAITGMTVLFMGVLGYAMAAGLTIGDCGCFEPGELPEGVEDGSMLRAAFWRDAGLLLACAYLYWSGRSDSTVLPCQEIEETV from the coding sequence GTGAAGATATGGCTCCCCGTCATGGTGCGTCTGGCGCTTGCGGCCGTCTATATCTATGCCGGTGCGGGCAAGCTGATGGATATTGAGGCCTTTGCCCGTGTGGTGGATGAATACCGCATTCTGCCGCATCCCCTCTCCGCACTGGTGGCCCTGTTGCTGCCTGTTCTGGAAGTGGTTGCCGGAGCGGCTCTTGTCTTCAATATGCGGGGCAGCCTGGCTGCCATTACCGGCATGACCGTGCTCTTCATGGGAGTGCTGGGGTATGCCATGGCTGCGGGACTGACCATCGGAGACTGCGGCTGCTTTGAGCCTGGGGAGCTGCCGGAGGGCGTGGAAGACGGTTCCATGCTCAGAGCCGCCTTTTGGCGAGACGCGGGACTGCTGCTTGCCTGTGCGTATCTTTACTGGTCGGGAAGGTCCGACTCTACTGTGTTGCCCTGTCAAGAAATCGAGGAGACTGTATGA
- a CDS encoding phosphoglycerate kinase has protein sequence MAVLKMADLDLSGKRVLIRQDLNVPIKEGEITSMKRINASVPTLRLALEKGAAVIVMSHLGRPTEGEYAEEFSLKPVAKALSSALGVEVPCVQNWLEGVDVRPGQVVLCENVRFNKGEKKDDEALGKKMAALCDIFVMDAFGTAHRAQATTSAVARFAPVACAGPLMVQELDALGKALGTPARPVVGIIGGSKVSGKLTLLDNLSSKVDRLIVGGGIANTFIRAAGFNVGKSLYEEELVEEAKRLMAAAKAAGGEIPVPVDVVVGKEFSESAAAVLKPVDAVADDEMILDIGPETSKMYDAILSKAGTIVWNGPVGVFEIDQFGAGTKALCESVANSPAFSIAGGGDTVSAVGKYKVADRISYISTGGGAFLEFLEGKVLPAVAVLEERAKG, from the coding sequence ATGGCAGTGCTGAAAATGGCTGACCTCGATCTTTCCGGCAAGCGAGTGCTTATCCGTCAGGACCTGAATGTGCCCATCAAGGAGGGCGAGATCACCTCCATGAAGCGCATCAACGCCTCCGTACCGACCTTGCGTCTGGCGCTGGAAAAGGGCGCTGCAGTTATTGTCATGTCCCACCTCGGACGTCCCACCGAAGGCGAATACGCTGAAGAATTTTCCCTTAAGCCCGTAGCCAAGGCGCTGAGCAGCGCGCTGGGCGTGGAAGTTCCCTGTGTGCAGAACTGGCTGGAAGGCGTGGATGTGCGCCCCGGTCAGGTTGTGCTCTGCGAGAACGTCCGCTTCAACAAGGGCGAGAAGAAGGATGACGAGGCGCTCGGCAAGAAGATGGCTGCTCTGTGCGACATCTTCGTCATGGACGCTTTCGGCACCGCGCACAGAGCGCAGGCCACCACCAGCGCCGTTGCCCGTTTCGCCCCCGTTGCCTGCGCAGGCCCCCTGATGGTGCAGGAACTGGATGCGCTGGGCAAGGCCCTTGGCACACCGGCCCGACCAGTTGTGGGCATCATCGGCGGTTCCAAGGTTTCCGGCAAGCTGACCCTGCTGGATAATCTTTCTTCCAAGGTGGACCGTCTTATCGTGGGCGGCGGCATTGCCAACACCTTCATCCGCGCTGCCGGCTTCAACGTGGGCAAGTCGTTGTATGAAGAAGAGCTGGTGGAGGAAGCCAAGCGCCTGATGGCTGCGGCCAAAGCTGCGGGCGGCGAGATTCCCGTGCCCGTGGACGTGGTTGTGGGCAAGGAGTTTTCCGAATCCGCAGCAGCCGTTCTCAAGCCCGTGGATGCCGTGGCTGATGACGAGATGATTCTGGATATCGGCCCCGAAACCTCAAAGATGTACGACGCTATTCTTTCCAAGGCCGGTACCATCGTATGGAACGGCCCTGTGGGCGTGTTCGAGATCGATCAGTTCGGAGCAGGCACCAAGGCGCTGTGTGAATCCGTTGCTAACAGCCCTGCCTTCTCCATAGCCGGTGGCGGCGACACCGTTTCTGCCGTGGGCAAGTACAAGGTTGCCGACCGTATCTCCTACATATCCACCGGTGGCGGTGCCTTCCTTGAGTTCCTTGAAGGCAAGGTACTCCCCGCAGTGGCCGTTCTTGAAGAGCGCGCCAAGGGCTAA
- the tkt gene encoding transketolase, with translation MPSRKHLANAVRALSMDAVQKAKSGHPGAPMGMADIAEVLWNDFLKHNPANPQWHDRDRFVLSNGHGSMLIYSLLHLSGYDLSMDEIRNFRQMGSKTPGHPEYGICPGVETTTGPLGQGIATAVGMAMAECMMAAQFNRDGFDVVDHNTWVFLGDGCMMEGISHEACSLAGTLGLGKLTAFWDDNGISIDGKVEDWFGDDTPARFEAYGWHVVRGVDGHDGEAIRKAVLEAQAVADKPSLICCKTVIGCGSPNKGGSSSTHGSPLGDEEIALTRKNIGWDSAPFEIPADVYKAWDAREAGLARETAWNDLFAAYKAAHPELAAEFERRMQGDLPADWDAHVAKTLADFNAAGETLATRIASQKALAALGVKLPEMVGGSADLTGSVGTKWANSVVLKPGNWNANYVSYGVREFAMGAIMNGMALHGGILPYAGTFLIFSDYAKNAIRLSALMGIRTIWVLTHDSIGVGEDGPTHQPVEQLAGLRFIPNCHVWRPCDTVECTEAWRSAVEFKTGPSCFSLTRQNIPFMQRSEEALANIKRGGYVLRDCEGTPDLIFIASGSEVGLAAEAAEKMTAAGRKVRVVSMPCTNLFDAQDAAYKESVLPAAVTARVALEAASADFWWKYVGLNGAVVGMTSFGESAPGAQLFAHFGFTVDNVVTTAEKLLK, from the coding sequence ATGCCCTCTCGTAAGCATCTCGCCAATGCCGTCCGTGCCCTGAGCATGGACGCAGTCCAGAAAGCCAAATCCGGTCACCCCGGTGCGCCCATGGGCATGGCCGATATCGCCGAAGTTCTGTGGAACGATTTCCTGAAGCACAACCCCGCCAACCCCCAGTGGCACGACAGGGACCGCTTCGTGCTCTCCAACGGGCACGGCTCCATGCTTATCTACTCTCTGCTGCACCTCAGCGGCTACGACCTGAGCATGGACGAAATCAGAAACTTCCGCCAGATGGGCTCCAAGACTCCCGGGCACCCCGAATACGGTATCTGCCCCGGTGTTGAAACCACCACCGGCCCGCTGGGTCAGGGCATTGCCACCGCAGTGGGCATGGCTATGGCCGAGTGCATGATGGCTGCCCAGTTCAACCGCGACGGTTTCGACGTTGTTGACCACAATACCTGGGTATTCCTCGGCGACGGCTGCATGATGGAAGGCATTTCCCACGAAGCTTGTTCCCTTGCCGGTACCCTCGGTCTCGGCAAGCTGACCGCTTTCTGGGATGACAACGGCATCTCCATCGACGGCAAGGTGGAAGACTGGTTTGGCGATGATACCCCCGCACGTTTCGAAGCATACGGCTGGCACGTTGTGCGTGGCGTGGACGGTCATGACGGCGAAGCCATCCGCAAGGCTGTGCTCGAAGCACAGGCCGTTGCTGACAAGCCGAGCCTCATCTGCTGCAAGACCGTGATCGGTTGCGGTTCCCCCAACAAGGGCGGTTCCTCTTCCACCCACGGTTCCCCCCTCGGCGACGAGGAAATTGCACTTACCCGCAAGAATATCGGCTGGGACTCCGCTCCCTTCGAGATTCCCGCAGACGTCTACAAGGCGTGGGACGCCCGTGAAGCTGGTCTTGCCCGCGAAACCGCCTGGAACGATCTTTTTGCCGCTTACAAGGCCGCTCATCCCGAACTGGCTGCCGAATTCGAGCGCCGTATGCAGGGCGACCTGCCCGCCGACTGGGATGCGCACGTAGCCAAGACCCTTGCAGACTTCAACGCTGCCGGTGAAACGCTGGCAACCCGCATCGCTTCCCAGAAGGCTCTGGCTGCTCTGGGTGTGAAGCTGCCCGAAATGGTAGGCGGTTCCGCCGACCTGACCGGTTCCGTAGGCACCAAGTGGGCCAACTCCGTTGTGCTCAAGCCCGGTAACTGGAACGCCAACTACGTTTCCTACGGCGTGCGCGAATTCGCCATGGGCGCCATCATGAACGGCATGGCCCTGCACGGCGGCATTCTGCCTTACGCCGGTACCTTCCTCATTTTCTCCGATTACGCCAAGAACGCTATCCGTCTGTCCGCACTCATGGGCATCCGCACCATCTGGGTGCTGACCCACGACTCCATCGGCGTGGGCGAAGACGGTCCGACTCACCAGCCTGTGGAACAGCTGGCCGGTCTGCGCTTCATTCCCAACTGCCACGTATGGCGTCCCTGCGACACCGTGGAGTGCACCGAAGCATGGCGCAGTGCCGTGGAATTCAAGACCGGTCCTTCCTGCTTCTCCCTGACCCGCCAGAATATTCCCTTCATGCAGCGCAGCGAAGAGGCTCTGGCGAACATCAAGCGTGGTGGTTACGTGCTGCGTGACTGCGAAGGTACCCCGGACCTGATCTTCATCGCTTCCGGTTCCGAGGTGGGCCTTGCCGCCGAGGCTGCTGAAAAGATGACCGCCGCAGGCCGCAAGGTGCGCGTGGTTTCCATGCCCTGCACCAACCTGTTCGATGCGCAGGACGCCGCCTACAAGGAAAGCGTTCTGCCTGCCGCCGTTACCGCACGCGTGGCACTGGAAGCTGCATCCGCAGATTTCTGGTGGAAGTACGTGGGCCTGAACGGTGCCGTGGTAGGCATGACCTCCTTCGGTGAGTCCGCTCCCGGCGCACAGCTCTTTGCACACTTCGGCTTTACCGTGGACAATGTTGTGACCACGGCGGAAAAGCTGCTGAAGTAG
- the rpe gene encoding ribulose-phosphate 3-epimerase has translation MILSPSLLSSDYGRLADELAALEAAGCKWVHWDVMDGSFVPNITLGAPIIKRLRKASKLFFDVHLMVERPERYIGDFVDAGSDMIVVHAESTVHVERALAEIKRQGVQCGVALNPHTPLTVLDYVLDQLDMVLLMSVNPGFGGQKFLPFTMRKIEELSAMIKARGLKTLIQIDGGVDPDNTAELVRRGADVLVSGSAFFGFPPYAERLKTFEAAAAKA, from the coding sequence ATGATTCTTTCCCCTTCCTTGCTGTCGTCCGATTACGGCAGGCTGGCTGATGAACTGGCGGCTCTGGAAGCTGCCGGATGCAAGTGGGTGCACTGGGACGTCATGGACGGCTCCTTCGTACCGAACATCACTCTTGGCGCGCCCATCATCAAGCGTCTGCGCAAAGCCAGCAAGTTGTTCTTCGACGTGCATCTGATGGTTGAACGTCCGGAACGCTACATCGGCGATTTCGTTGACGCCGGTTCCGACATGATCGTCGTGCATGCAGAGTCCACCGTACATGTGGAACGCGCTCTTGCCGAGATCAAGCGTCAGGGCGTGCAGTGTGGTGTGGCGCTCAACCCGCACACCCCCCTCACTGTGCTCGACTACGTGCTCGACCAGCTGGATATGGTGCTGCTCATGAGCGTGAACCCCGGTTTCGGCGGTCAGAAGTTCCTGCCCTTCACCATGCGCAAGATTGAAGAGCTTTCCGCCATGATCAAGGCGCGCGGGCTGAAGACCCTGATCCAGATTGACGGAGGCGTGGACCCCGACAATACGGCCGAACTGGTTCGACGCGGTGCGGACGTGCTGGTTTCCGGCTCAGCCTTCTTCGGATTCCCCCCCTACGCAGAGCGGCTCAAGACCTTTGAGGCCGCAGCAGCCAAGGCGTAA